The following proteins are encoded in a genomic region of Montipora foliosa isolate CH-2021 chromosome 8, ASM3666993v2, whole genome shotgun sequence:
- the LOC138012916 gene encoding uncharacterized protein, with protein sequence MTCRMASDRCEFLSEESYQKYSCLPSFVEFLEKHLDVPPSCTLDKDGDSQSRGNLDNEGNDPSKDRRNVNNTGGCTNRNEEKWRSYSPGSASCVPEMDFPFVSKISQESQKLLLETYEMIKSRDLANADLQKLKSVQEIKTMVLSEQEEFQKFVYNHAKVNHYLFNFIHPDVWDSFKSEVEGKYKASIGKYPQKYTLHETIGMSVGAVFKSDAVLTFEQTLQQMGKVSLLNLPKDTSVLLVPEFLSTEDKELKAKKLSEVDNKVVSEDPVALTLARKHEVDIVISSSGLSTLLDNQPPSYKTQWQLPINVRRHQENQEQFKGQRMVFIDKPLPPKSLCPRAVNWKFFKRALRKLVGLKPLDKIAKKRGDLKGSDFREIEALGDDTHPNSVQVEVEACAEERTSRKGYASTNTGIDRGKRLADNEDQEGEVKRLKIAKSNSVDTKAKTEIGSSEKYFVYNLWRYGNLKILIRCSVDAYRVDSEKTNPFTFFSVLPKLEYQATFGHERLSYSETARLWLHCYIRPQTKLICGRINVFSSELLRVDELSINDILQQGTGFNPAQGMKGVFQVFQALKRLPEGKYILSHNCNEMHACLYKSLGSLVKSGPCLKSSFDLQKEKSPVINNYTEAEIPWVAIDCNLFLPWQIREKRIPCTFPAIPAKDLASMAQKEKRPQPKKKKNKKGKRNKTGQTKAFANNKANPQVANEQISKFERDETSPHRKTQDRKLPQQKRPNRKSMDKGRLFASFYDLQPTEKESEVFAVARRACGAVTYDDVDF encoded by the exons ATGACTTGCAGAATGGCTAGTGACAG GTGTGAATTCTTAAGTGAAGAAAGTTACCAGAAATATTCATGTTTGCCTTCGTTTGTGGAGTTTCTTGAGAAGCATCTTGACGTTCCACCTTCATGTACATTGGACAAAGATGGAGACAGTCAAAGCCGCGGTAACCTTGATAACGAAGGAAATGATCCAAGTAAGGACAGACGAAATGTAAACAATACTGGTGGATGTACCAATAGGAATGAAGAAAAATGGAGATCATACAGTCCAGGATCAGCTAGTTGTGTTCCTGAAATGGATTTCCCATTTGTGTCAAAAATCAGCCAAGAAAGTCAGAAGTTACTCTTGGAGACATATGAGATGATCAAGTCTAGAGACTTAGCAAATGCGGATTTGCAGAAGTTGAAAAGTGTCCAG GAAattaaaacaatggtgttatcaGAACAAGAAGAATtccagaagtttgtttacaatcATGCGAAAGTCAACCATTATCTCTTCAATTTTATTCACCCTGATGTTTGGGACTCTTTTAAG TCAGAAGTGGAAGGTAAATACAAAGCAAGCATTGGAAAATATCCA CAAAAGTATACCTTGCATGAAACCATTGGGATGTCTGTTGGTGCTGTGTTTAAATCCGATGCTGTGCTGACTTTTGAGCAAACATTACAGCAGATG GGTAAAGTCTCATTGCTTAATTTACCAAAAGATACCAGTGTATTGCTCGTTCCAGAATTCTTATCCACAGAAGACAAGGAGTTAAAGGCCAAGAAGTTGAGTGAAGTTGATAACAAG GTTGTAAGTGAGGACCCAGTAGCTTTGACTTTGGCTCGAAAACACGAGGTTGACATTGTGATCTCGTCCAGTGGACTCAGTACTCTCCTTGACAATCAGCCACCAAGTTATAAGACGCAATGGCAACTACCCATCAATGTTCGGCGACATCAAG AAAATCAAGAACAATTTAAAGGCCAAAGGATGGTGTTTATCGACAAACCGCTTCCTCCGAAAAGCCTTTGTCCCCGCGCAGTCAACTGGAAGTTCTTCAAACGAGCGCTACGGAAATTAGTCGGCCTCAAACCTCTCGATAAAATCGCGAAAAAACGTGGTGATTTAAAAGGAAGCGATTTCCGCGAAATTGAAGCTCTTGGAGACGATACACATCCTAATAGTGTCCAAGTGGAAGTTGAAGCTTGCGCAGAAGAAAGAACGTCGAGAAAGGGGTATGCATCAACGAATACTGGGATCGATCGCGGGAAGAGGCTGGCAGACAATGAAGATCAAGAAGGCGAAGTTAAGAGATTGAAAATAGCGAAGTCAAACAGCGTCGATACAAAGGCCAAAACGGAGATCGGTTCGTCCGAAAAATACTTCGTGTACAATCTATGGAGATACGGAAATCTCAAAATTTTAATCCGCTGTAGTGTGGATGCGTACAGAGTTGACTCAGAGAAAACAAACCCATTCACGTTTTTCAGCGTCCTTCCGAAACTCGAGTACCAAGCGACGTTTGGACATGAAAGACTGTCGTACTCCGAGACAGCTCGTTTGTGGCTTCACTGTTACATCCGCCCGCAAACTAAACTCATATGCGGCCGGATTAACGTGTTTTCATCGGAGCTGCTTCGAGTTGACGAGCTGTCAATCAATGACATTTTACAACAAGGAACGGGCTTCAACCCTGCCCAGGGGATGAAAGGAGTTTTTCAGGTATTTCAAGCCCTAAAACGTCTTCCGGAGGGGAAGTATATTCTTTCTCACAACTGTAACGAGATGCACGCGTGTTTGTACAAGTCTCTAGGATCGCTTGTGAAATCCGGTCCGTGTTTGAAGTCCTCATTTGATCTTCAGAAGGAAAAATCTCCTGTAATTAATAATTACACCGAAGCTGAAATCCCTTGGGTTGCTATAGATTGTAATTTGTTTCTACCGTGGCAAATTCGTGAAAAGAGAATTCCTTGCACTTTTCCCGCCATCCCGGCAAAAGACCTGGCGTCGATGGCACAGAAGGAGAAAAGACCGcaaccaaagaaaaagaaaaacaagaaagggAAAAGGAACAAGACAGGACAGACAAAAGCATTTGCAAACAACAAGGCCAATCCCCAGGTTGCAAACGAACAAATCAGTAAGTTTGAACGGGACGAAACATCGCCGCACCGGAAGACTCAAGACCGGAAGTTACCTCAACAGAAACGTCCTAACCGAAAGTCAATGGACAAAGGAAGGCTATTTGCTAGTTTTTACGACTTACAGCCCACCGAAAAAGAAAGTGAAGTATTTGCAGTAGCCAGGAGAGCATGTGGGGCCGTAACATACGATGATGTCGATTTTTAA